A genomic stretch from Natronomonas gomsonensis includes:
- a CDS encoding tubulin/FtsZ family protein produces MKLAVIGFGQAGGKVLDRLLEYDLERGTGVVSHAIAVNSAKTDLMSLECVPEENRVLIGQTVVDGHGAGTEPSLGRQCAEADLQRIQTALDGATSEVDAFLVVAGLGGGTGSGGSPVLADHLREIYTKPVYGLGILPAESEGGIYNRNAADSLERFVDSVDNLLLFDNDAFKATGESLAEGYTAINDEIVTRFGSLFSAGELDALGDTIAESVVDASEIINTLGDRGITSVGYAAEELTAEQSGLLDRLKADDEDIASEGDAAGRITSLVRRATLGKLTVPCGLESTKRALLVVSGPPEQLNRNGIEEARSWLEERTGCLEVRTGDYPRPDADSVAAVVVFSGVTDIPRIDDVQAEAIRTEEFIWNTEREGTEDELEELVSYDNESKSSALLD; encoded by the coding sequence ATGAAACTCGCGGTAATCGGGTTCGGACAGGCGGGGGGTAAGGTGCTTGACCGACTGCTCGAGTACGACCTCGAACGAGGAACGGGCGTCGTCAGCCACGCCATCGCGGTGAACTCCGCAAAGACCGACCTCATGAGTCTGGAGTGTGTCCCGGAGGAAAACCGCGTGCTCATCGGGCAGACGGTCGTCGACGGCCACGGCGCGGGTACCGAACCGTCGCTGGGGCGTCAGTGTGCGGAGGCGGACCTCCAGCGGATACAGACCGCCCTCGACGGTGCCACGAGCGAGGTCGATGCGTTCCTCGTCGTCGCCGGCCTCGGCGGCGGGACCGGCAGCGGTGGCAGTCCGGTGTTGGCCGACCACCTCCGAGAGATATACACCAAGCCCGTCTACGGACTCGGCATCCTGCCGGCCGAAAGCGAGGGCGGCATCTACAATCGCAACGCCGCCGACTCCCTAGAGCGGTTCGTCGACAGCGTCGACAACCTCCTGTTGTTCGACAACGACGCGTTCAAAGCCACCGGCGAGAGCCTCGCGGAGGGATACACCGCCATTAACGACGAAATCGTCACTCGCTTCGGGTCGCTGTTCTCGGCGGGTGAACTCGACGCCCTCGGCGACACAATCGCTGAATCGGTCGTCGACGCCTCCGAAATCATCAACACGCTCGGGGACCGCGGCATCACGAGCGTCGGCTACGCCGCCGAGGAACTGACCGCCGAGCAATCGGGACTGCTCGACCGACTGAAAGCCGACGACGAGGACATCGCCTCCGAGGGCGACGCGGCGGGGCGAATCACCTCGCTCGTCCGTCGAGCGACGCTCGGAAAACTCACGGTTCCCTGCGGTCTCGAGAGCACCAAGCGGGCATTGCTGGTGGTCTCAGGGCCACCTGAACAGCTCAACCGAAACGGTATCGAAGAGGCGCGAAGTTGGCTCGAAGAACGGACCGGCTGTCTGGAGGTTCGGACCGGCGACTATCCGCGCCCGGACGCCGACAGCGTGGCCGCAGTCGTCGTGTTCTCGGGTGTGACCGATATCCCCCGAATCGACGACGTACAGGCCGAGGCGATACGGACCGAGGAGTTCATCTGGAACACGGAGCGGGAGGGGACCGAAGACGAACTCGAAGAGCTCGTCAGCTACGACAACGAGTCGAAATCCTCGGCGCTCCTGGATTGA
- the thpR gene encoding RNA 2',3'-cyclic phosphodiesterase: MRLFVSVDLDGLGEGVAEAQAPFADLPGLNPTDPESAHVTMKFLGDGPEGGHDLDALSTAIESAVETADVGPFDARFEGLGVFPSLEYISVVWLGVETGSTELTTLHEALEAETTALGYDAESHEFTPHVTLARMDHAAAKETVQEAVEETHPEVGTLRVEELRLTESTLTPDGPEYETAERFPL; encoded by the coding sequence ATGCGCCTGTTCGTGAGCGTCGACCTCGACGGTCTCGGCGAGGGGGTCGCCGAGGCTCAGGCACCGTTCGCCGACCTCCCCGGGTTGAACCCAACTGACCCCGAGAGTGCCCACGTCACGATGAAGTTCCTCGGAGACGGTCCGGAGGGTGGTCACGACCTCGATGCGCTGTCGACGGCCATCGAGTCGGCCGTCGAAACGGCCGACGTGGGTCCGTTCGACGCCCGATTCGAGGGACTGGGTGTCTTCCCGTCGCTGGAGTACATCAGCGTCGTCTGGCTCGGCGTCGAAACGGGAAGCACCGAACTCACGACGCTCCACGAGGCGCTGGAGGCCGAAACGACTGCCCTCGGCTACGACGCCGAATCCCACGAGTTCACTCCACACGTCACGCTGGCACGGATGGACCACGCCGCCGCAAAGGAGACGGTCCAGGAGGCAGTCGAGGAAACCCACCCCGAAGTCGGAACGCTCCGCGTCGAGGAACTCCGTCTCACCGAGAGTACGCTGACGCCAGACGGCCCCGAATACGAGA